gagaaACTGGATTTATAGTTTTACTACACCTCTTATAAAatctgaatacattttttgtataaaaaaattatataatatatatacatatacatatacatacaaacataCATTCATTCACATACAGATACATACAGACATTCGTACATATgatataccaataataaaaataataaaaataaatgtatatatatatatatatatatatctcgaATTGTAAGCTTAATAGAATCCaaacacattaaatttaacaaacagAAAAGGGGATACAATATTTTgctatataaaaaagaaaaagaactTAATAGAAATTACCCGGGTCCGACGACGATGGCCGGAGATGACGCAGTATTATGTGTCGTCGGCGTCGGCACCGGTTGTGTATGTCATTTACCATCACGTGACGCTCGTCGACGTCTCGCTACATTCTCCGGATCcactaataacaaaataaaaataatgaagttattagttgttacttatttatatacagtctttgtttttttaaataatgttctttatgattggaaaaaaaacttaaattacagtaatttaattaaatattagtcatCTGTGTTAGCCTCATAcctaaaaaatcatataatatatatgatctaaaaaaaagctatacaggatattttaaaaaatttctagttatttttttttatttaaaacaaaaaaaaatactttgtcaaaaactagtttgttaaaatatttcaatttatattcaataacataaaaattaaaaaataaagaagaaaatttcaaatttatataatgtaaatgtaatattatagtatcaaaCATAAATCTCTTTGTTCACTGGGTTTTTAACTACACTACAGTGAAGCATCTAGTTTCCaaagatttaaaaagaaatgtaaatttattttatcaaattatacgtACAGcacattagttttatttttaattatataaaacatttaaattatgttcattgtatatttttattcattgtttCATTATCCACATTCCCACTTGATTCCAATAAGTGCATATGATCGACACTCcactgtatatttaaatttttttgtgataCATAAGCATTGAGCATTTTACAACACAAGATTGGTTCTGCAGAATGTAAATTTGCTATCATGggtgagaaaaataaaaagtgataGGATTCTGGaacttaacaataaataagaaatcaaTAATCGAAATTCTTACTTACTATTAGGCAACGTGCTCCTTGTTTTCCTTCTAGTAGTCTGTTTATCAACTTCAGTAGTCATAATTTCTGATGAAGGAGATGTTATTGTCACAGTTTGCTTTGAAGCACTTGCAGCCCTAGTGTTAATAGTAACAGCTGTTGATTGAGGTCGGAGAGGTGTTTTATCAAGTTTAGTAGGTGTAGAAAGTGTATTCTTCTCctttttttcaatagttttacTAGGCGTAGACCTATCACAAGACTTGCCAGCACACGTTCTGTTAGGTGGATGTGTGTTACGATTAGATCGACGCGTGGGTGATGGTAAGCTTGGTTGAGATGGAGCTCCCGAGGTAACTTGTACAGATACTCGCGTATTTGTTctatcagtaaaaaaaaagttattcaatgaaacaaattaattataagttatatgctTAGTACCTATGAGAACGCGTGCTTCTTGTAGTAACTGCTGATTTTTTGGCTGCATCGGAATCAATTGGTATATCTATCAAAAGTTGTTCTAATAGAGATTTTTCTGAGGCAACATTCATAGATACTATATCTGATTTTCCAATCATATCATTttcaatatctttaaaaattaaaataatttatattttattataaataaataaaaaccaaaataaattatgttggatatatatttttaacaaaaagaaaacattaaaaaattttaattaaaattatataatctgcTCAGTGTTTTTCTGCGTGTTGTTTATGGTCCATTAAAAGCTTTTACTTACTTGGTTTTTTTAGTACAGGGGCATCACAATCAGTCTTACTATCTTCAGAATCCATACGCTTCCTTTTCTTTAGTTTAACAGAGGGTAAATCTCCATCAGTTTCTGAAGAAGAAACAAGGTGTGGTTCTGTTGGATCTAGAACATCTTCAATATCCAATTTAGGCGAAACAGGAGGAGAATCGTCTCTAATTTTTTCTGGATTAGAATATGTATATAGCGCTGGTGTTACACGAAATGGCTGAATATCATCTAAATCAGGAGAATCTGCTGTGCTCTGTTGGTCTATAGATGCAACAGGTATTTTAGTTTCTTCTTGTTTCAATGGAACAGCTGGTTTTTGACCAGTTGTTTGATCATCTTTCCTACAAGGACTTTCTCCTTGGTTAGGACTTTTCTCTGATAAAGCATCCATAGACTCAATACCTGAATCTTCTCCTTGAGTGTTACCATGGCCAGCAGGACTTTCACTTCCGTTCATGTTTTTAGTTTCAGTTTGAACACGTTCACATTTGATATCTTCTATTGTAGGAGTTTCTATCCTCATAACATTTCTAATTTGTGGTATAGTATCTTCTAGTAacctttgttttaaatttttttcagatacatCAATATCTGTAATAGGCAGTGTTAGATGTTCTTCACGTTTTTCTATTTGAACACACCCAACAGTGACACAATTAGGTTTATCAACatcaaatttttgaataaaatgatcGTTGCGTTTTGTAGTCAATTGAAATTCTTTTCGTTTTACTCCACTTTCAAGTTTAGAATTTCTACTATCTTTACTTTTTGAATTAGTCACTTTTCGACTGACTACAGTTAATGGTTTCTTATTCATATCTTTATGAAAGGTATTAGGTCCCTGCAATTTTTGACCAGGTAAAAGGTGGTTGGAAAAGTGGCTAGATGGTAGATATGTATCATTAGACTGACCACTAAGAGATCtgttcaattttgtcattgaAGAATTCAATGTAtgagtacctaaataaattataaatacataattactaattaccaaataattgttatttatatttcaattaagtaaaaataagttacCTGTAAATGGTATATCAACACTAGTTCGTCTTTGATTATTTGATTGTGATCCACTAGGTTGAGTAACAGTATCCAGTCCATTGTTCAAAGCCCGTtgtttttcatgaaaattgtTTCTATTTCCAAAAGTAGCAGCTGCAAGCATTCTAGCTTCTTTAACTGCCGAtgattttacaacatttttaaacagcgAAACTGCactacttttattaattttagttttagaatGGGTTCTTTCAACAATTCTATGCAAATTGGGGCTGTCTACAGATCCTGTCCTTTCCCTAGGTAAACATTTCTTCTTAGACTctctttttttaactttattaaagcTCAAGctcattttattatgtttatcactAGGCATGGACCTTAAAATTGATGCTACTTCAGCTTCAGTTGGATATATCCTTCCAGGGGGTAGAACAGGATTGTAACTGCTGGTGGGTTCATTAGAATCAATTGATGAAGATACAGGCTCAACActttcttcaattttttttagttttactcTCGAATCATCGTCTTCAATATTTtctagttttatttgttttgaacaAATTTTTAGTAAGTCCTGGTTTGAACTCTTGGCTTTTAAGTGATTTACACTTGTTTTTACTTTACACCCTGTCGATTTCTTACTTTCATCATCAGAGTCTTTCCATTTCTTCTCCTTTCTTGAACCAATTACCACAGCAGCATTTCTTCCTCttaatgaaatatgtaaaGGCGGTACACGAAGTCCTTCAGCAGAAGACCCAGCTAATGGCGTTGATGGATTTCCAAAGTGCCTTTTGTCTACTTTACACAAAGGAGAACTACCAAATGAAACATCAACTTTATATGGTTCTTTCTTTTCAGTCAATTTCTTCAACCGCAGCTTTATTTTTTCAGCAGGAGCAGGTAACGGACTTGATCGATGACGAGAAGATGCTTCACTATTTGTTGATCTTACAGTGGCTTCAGAATCAGATTGATCAGTAGTAGTATCATTACGACGCGAGGTAGGAGAACCAGTATCCTCATCATCCGAAAATACAGAATTCGACCTATCATTTGTTATCGgcgaagaaaaattataaaagctaTCATCTACTACtggcaaatttttaattttttcttctgtATCACTTTCTGAACTACTATCACTAGACATAGGTTCCATATCTCCAGTCAACGGATTTATAAGAAACTGCCGCTGTTTACCAGAAGAAGTTAAAGGTGGAGATTTTATCGGTTGACTAGTTACCAcacttttttgaatttcttgaCATGTATTTTCTGAAGGTTGCTGAGTAATCAATCTTTGTTGCAAGCTAATTTCATTGGATGATGGATcaggttttttatttacagtaaTAGTTTGTGCCTGACTATGATTATGAGTACCCTgtataagattattaaaattttgctgAGACGTTTCATTATATGTACAAGAGGTTTGAGAAACATTTGTTATCTGATTAGGTACAGGATGGAATGAATTATTGGAAGTGATGTTTTGGGATTGACTTGAAACCGATGGACTTTTTAGCATTAGGGTAGAATCATGGCTGCTAACAGTTGTTAATTGAGTAGACATCAAATCTGTCCTTTGTTGCAATATGGCATTGGTCTGAATTGGTTTATGCGACCCTGCTGGGCTATACTGTGTTTGTAACCTTATTTGAGGTTGAACAAATTGTTGAGTAATATTTGGCTTAGCCATCAGATGATTTGAACCTTGCCTCATTTGATTGATATAACCTTGGTTAAGTTTTAATTGATTGGTAGTGATAGTGACATTTTGGGGAACAGTTTGTAAACGATTTTGGGTAATTGGTGAGCTTGACAAAAAGGCATGCCTAACAGCATAAGAAGTTTGTACATTTGATGAGCCAACAATCTTCTGGGTTTGTGAGAGCTCTTGGGAAGGCACATTGTGTTTGTTAACCAACCTAGCAGTTGGTCCATTAGGAGATCCAATGGAATCTACTCGATTCTGAGCACTGTTGGTAACTGAATCTGGTAGCTTTTGTAGCCTTTGGACAACTTGAACATCTGAAGCAACATTAGCAAATGCAGATTGAGTAAACTCTGAACCAGAAAAACCATCTTGATTTTTCACCACACTTGGAGAAGGTATTAACGGTTTCTTATGTTTGTCCATTGGTGGAGGCATTTTTCCAGCACCTTCATTTTGTAACAAATTAACCAACAACGGACTTGAGTGCACTGATGCATTTGCATCCCCTGATCTTTGGGTTTTATACACTCCGTTTTGAGATCCTGGATAAGGTGGTGGAGGTGGAGGTCCTGTGTGCATCGACTCTCGGTTGTGTATGGTCTGAGCAGCTTGGTTCATGCTTACAAACGGCCATATGTGGGGTCTTGGGGATGGTTCTGCCGTGGAGGGCAAAGGTGGTATCGGAGGCAAAGGGGTAGAATCGACAGCCACTACGTTGGGGCTTTTGAACTGGGGTGTTGACAATTGAGGCGATGGAGACTGCAGAGCAGGAGATGTTGCGGACGCCATAGCTTTGATCAATGAATTCACAGCAGCACTTTCTTCTGAAGCTGTTGACTGATTGGTATTTGATGGGCCAGCTGATGTTCTTAACACTAATTCTTGGCTTTCTCCACCAAACCGATTGCCGCCGAGTCTTAAGGAAATCATCTAAACAcaaacatttcataaaataatagatattaaatatgaaatacttttattttaac
This sequence is a window from Rhopalosiphum maidis isolate BTI-1 chromosome 1, ASM367621v3, whole genome shotgun sequence. Protein-coding genes within it:
- the LOC113560341 gene encoding uncharacterized protein LOC113560341 isoform X1 produces the protein MAANSDGTTQLVTTIVTCEGDLNDPQFNQQFDKIVKDLNKLLFQGSAEEKGIYVNKLEPWNSVRVTITVPREAATKLQQLAQQGDAALSRLGILSVQVEGDQMISLRLGGNRFGGESQELVLRTSAGPSNTNQSTASEESAAVNSLIKAMASATSPALQSPSPQLSTPQFKSPNVVAVDSTPLPPIPPLPSTAEPSPRPHIWPFVSMNQAAQTIHNRESMHTGPPPPPPYPGSQNGVYKTQRSGDANASVHSSPLLVNLLQNEGAGKMPPPMDKHKKPLIPSPSVVKNQDGFSGSEFTQSAFANVASDVQVVQRLQKLPDSVTNSAQNRVDSIGSPNGPTARLVNKHNVPSQELSQTQKIVGSSNVQTSYAVRHAFLSSSPITQNRLQTVPQNVTITTNQLKLNQGYINQMRQGSNHLMAKPNITQQFVQPQIRLQTQYSPAGSHKPIQTNAILQQRTDLMSTQLTTVSSHDSTLMLKSPSVSSQSQNITSNNSFHPVPNQITNVSQTSCTYNETSQQNFNNLIQGTHNHSQAQTITVNKKPDPSSNEISLQQRLITQQPSENTCQEIQKSVVTSQPIKSPPLTSSGKQRQFLINPLTGDMEPMSSDSSSESDTEEKIKNLPVVDDSFYNFSSPITNDRSNSVFSDDEDTGSPTSRRNDTTTDQSDSEATVRSTNSEASSRHRSSPLPAPAEKIKLRLKKLTEKKEPYKVDVSFGSSPLCKVDKRHFGNPSTPLAGSSAEGLRVPPLHISLRGRNAAVVIGSRKEKKWKDSDDESKKSTGCKVKTSVNHLKAKSSNQDLLKICSKQIKLENIEDDDSRVKLKKIEESVEPVSSSIDSNEPTSSYNPVLPPGRIYPTEAEVASILRSMPSDKHNKMSLSFNKVKKRESKKKCLPRERTGSVDSPNLHRIVERTHSKTKINKSSAVSLFKNVVKSSAVKEARMLAAATFGNRNNFHEKQRALNNGLDTVTQPSGSQSNNQRRTSVDIPFTGTHTLNSSMTKLNRSLSGQSNDTYLPSSHFSNHLLPGQKLQGPNTFHKDMNKKPLTVVSRKVTNSKSKDSRNSKLESGVKRKEFQLTTKRNDHFIQKFDVDKPNCVTVGCVQIEKREEHLTLPITDIDVSEKNLKQRLLEDTIPQIRNVMRIETPTIEDIKCERVQTETKNMNGSESPAGHGNTQGEDSGIESMDALSEKSPNQGESPCRKDDQTTGQKPAVPLKQEETKIPVASIDQQSTADSPDLDDIQPFRVTPALYTYSNPEKIRDDSPPVSPKLDIEDVLDPTEPHLVSSSETDGDLPSVKLKKRKRMDSEDSKTDCDAPVLKKPNIENDMIGKSDIVSMNVASEKSLLEQLLIDIPIDSDAAKKSAVTTRSTRSHRTNTRVSVQVTSGAPSQPSLPSPTRRSNRNTHPPNRTCAGKSCDRSTPSKTIEKKEKNTLSTPTKLDKTPLRPQSTAVTINTRAASASKQTVTITSPSSEIMTTEVDKQTTRRKTRSTLPNMDPENVARRRRASRDGK
- the LOC113560341 gene encoding uncharacterized protein LOC113560341 isoform X3 — encoded protein: MQCRLDMNGSAEEKGIYVNKLEPWNSVRVTITVPREAATKLQQLAQQGDAALSRLGILSVQVEGDQMISLRLGGNRFGGESQELVLRTSAGPSNTNQSTASEESAAVNSLIKAMASATSPALQSPSPQLSTPQFKSPNVVAVDSTPLPPIPPLPSTAEPSPRPHIWPFVSMNQAAQTIHNRESMHTGPPPPPPYPGSQNGVYKTQRSGDANASVHSSPLLVNLLQNEGAGKMPPPMDKHKKPLIPSPSVVKNQDGFSGSEFTQSAFANVASDVQVVQRLQKLPDSVTNSAQNRVDSIGSPNGPTARLVNKHNVPSQELSQTQKIVGSSNVQTSYAVRHAFLSSSPITQNRLQTVPQNVTITTNQLKLNQGYINQMRQGSNHLMAKPNITQQFVQPQIRLQTQYSPAGSHKPIQTNAILQQRTDLMSTQLTTVSSHDSTLMLKSPSVSSQSQNITSNNSFHPVPNQITNVSQTSCTYNETSQQNFNNLIQGTHNHSQAQTITVNKKPDPSSNEISLQQRLITQQPSENTCQEIQKSVVTSQPIKSPPLTSSGKQRQFLINPLTGDMEPMSSDSSSESDTEEKIKNLPVVDDSFYNFSSPITNDRSNSVFSDDEDTGSPTSRRNDTTTDQSDSEATVRSTNSEASSRHRSSPLPAPAEKIKLRLKKLTEKKEPYKVDVSFGSSPLCKVDKRHFGNPSTPLAGSSAEGLRVPPLHISLRGRNAAVVIGSRKEKKWKDSDDESKKSTGCKVKTSVNHLKAKSSNQDLLKICSKQIKLENIEDDDSRVKLKKIEESVEPVSSSIDSNEPTSSYNPVLPPGRIYPTEAEVASILRSMPSDKHNKMSLSFNKVKKRESKKKCLPRERTGSVDSPNLHRIVERTHSKTKINKSSAVSLFKNVVKSSAVKEARMLAAATFGNRNNFHEKQRALNNGLDTVTQPSGSQSNNQRRTSVDIPFTGTHTLNSSMTKLNRSLSGQSNDTYLPSSHFSNHLLPGQKLQGPNTFHKDMNKKPLTVVSRKVTNSKSKDSRNSKLESGVKRKEFQLTTKRNDHFIQKFDVDKPNCVTVGCVQIEKREEHLTLPITDIDVSEKNLKQRLLEDTIPQIRNVMRIETPTIEDIKCERVQTETKNMNGSESPAGHGNTQGEDSGIESMDALSEKSPNQGESPCRKDDQTTGQKPAVPLKQEETKIPVASIDQQSTADSPDLDDIQPFRVTPALYTYSNPEKIRDDSPPVSPKLDIEDVLDPTEPHLVSSSETDGDLPSVKLKKRKRMDSEDSKTDCDAPVLKKPNIENDMIGKSDIVSMNVASEKSLLEQLLIDIPIDSDAAKKSAVTTRSTRSHRTNTRVSVQVTSGAPSQPSLPSPTRRSNRNTHPPNRTCAGKSCDRSTPSKTIEKKEKNTLSTPTKLDKTPLRPQSTAVTINTRAASASKQTVTITSPSSEIMTTEVDKQTTRRKTRSTLPNMDPENVARRRRASRDGK
- the LOC113560341 gene encoding uncharacterized protein LOC113560341 isoform X2, which produces MAANSDGTTQLVTTIVTCEGDLNDPQFNQQFDKIVKDLNKLLFQGSAEEKGIYVNKLEPWNSVRVTITVPREAATKLQQLAQQGDAALSRLGILSVQVEGDQMISLRLGGNRFGGESQELVLRTSAGPSNTNQSTASEESAAVNSLIKAMASATSPALQSPSPQLSTPQFKSPNVVAVDSTPLPPIPPLPSTAEPSPRPHIWPFVSMNQAAQTIHNRESMHTGPPPPPPYPGSQNGVYKTQRSGDANASVHSSPLLVNLLQNEGAGKMPPPMDKHKKPLIPSPSVVKNQDGFSGSEFTQSAFANVASDVQVVQRLQKLPDSVTNSAQNRVDSIGSPNGPTARLVNKHNVPSQELSQTQKIVGSSNVQTSYAVRHAFLSSSPITQNRLQTVPQNVTITTNQLKLNQGYINQMRQGSNHLMAKPNITQQFVQPQIRLQTQYSPAGSHKPIQTNAILQQRTDLMSTQLTTVSSHDSTLMLKSPSVSSQSQNITSNNSFHPVPNQITNVSQTSCTYNETSQQNFNNLIQGTHNHSQAQTITVNKKPDPSSNEISLQQRLITQQPSENTCQEIQKSVVTSQPIKSPPLTSSGKQRQFLINPLTGDMEPMSSDSSSESDTEEKIKNLPVVDDSFYNFSSPITNDRSNSVFSDDEDTGSPTSRRNDTTTDQSDSEATVRSTNSEASSRHRSSPLPAPAEKIKLRLKKLTEKKEPYKVDVSFGSSPLCKVDKRHFGNPSTPLAGSSAEGLRVPPLHISLRGRNAAVVIGSRKEKKWKDSDDESKKSTGCKVKTSVNHLKAKSSNQDLLKICSKQIKLENIEDDDSRVKLKKIEESVEPVSSSIDSNEPTSSYNPVLPPGRIYPTEAEVASILRSMPSDKHNKMSLSFNKVKKRESKKKCLPRERTGSVDSPNLHRIVERTHSKTKINKSSAVSLFKNVVKSSAVKEARMLAAATFGNRNNFHEKQRALNNGLDTVTQPSGSQSNNQRRTSVDIPFTGTHTLNSSMTKLNRSLSGQSNDTYLPSSHFSNHLLPGQKLQGPNTFHKDMNKKPLTVVSRKVTNSKSKDSRNSKLESGVKRKEFQLTTKRNDHFIQKFDVDKPNCVTVGCVQIEKREEHLTLPITDIDVSEKNLKQRLLEDTIPQIRNVMRIETPTIEDIKCERVQTETKNMNGSESPAGHGNTQGEDSGIESMDALSEKSPNQGESPCRKDDQTTGQKPAVPLKQEETKIPVASIDQQSTADSPDLDDIQPFRVTPALYTYSNPEKIRDDSPPVSPKLDIEDVLDPTEPHLVSSSETDGDLPSVKLKKRKRMDSEDSKTDCDAPVLKKPNIENDMIGKSDIVSMNVASEKSLLEQLLIDIPIDSDAAKKSAVTTRSTRSHRTNTRVSVQVTSGAPSQPSLPSPTRRSNRNTHPPNRTCAGKSCDRSTPSKTIEKKEKNTLSTPTKLDKTPLRPQSTAVTINTRAASASKQTVTITSPSSEIMTTEVDKQTTRRKTRSTLPNSNGSGECSETSTSVT